In the genome of Polaribacter sp. MED152, one region contains:
- a CDS encoding alpha/beta fold hydrolase: protein MQKSITFKKINISFSDVGKGTAIVLIHGFLENKTMWKYIAPSLSQRNRVISIDLLGHGDTACLGYVHSLELFAEAIEAVLKYLKLRRYFIVGHSLGGYVALTLADRNPDAIKGLCLLNSTSNEDDEERKALRIRANKMVQNNFENLVRMSFVNLFTETSRNAFREEINLALKEALKTPIQGYIAANEGMRLRPNQNHVLANNSFKKLIIAGKKDPVLSYEKSVEEASVTKTELKTLTNGHMSHIENLEELQDLLKEFVK, encoded by the coding sequence ATGCAAAAATCGATAACTTTTAAAAAAATAAATATTTCTTTTTCTGATGTTGGTAAAGGAACTGCTATTGTTTTGATTCATGGTTTTTTAGAAAATAAAACCATGTGGAAATATATAGCACCAAGTCTATCACAAAGAAATAGAGTTATTTCTATAGATTTATTAGGACATGGAGATACAGCATGTTTGGGTTATGTGCATAGTTTAGAATTATTTGCAGAAGCTATAGAAGCTGTTTTAAAATACCTAAAATTGAGAAGGTACTTTATTGTTGGTCATTCTTTAGGAGGGTATGTGGCATTGACATTGGCAGATAGAAACCCTGATGCCATAAAAGGCTTATGCTTATTAAATTCAACTTCTAATGAAGATGATGAAGAGCGAAAAGCACTAAGAATTCGTGCTAATAAAATGGTACAAAACAATTTTGAAAACCTGGTTCGTATGTCTTTTGTAAATTTATTTACAGAAACCAGTAGAAATGCATTTCGTGAGGAAATTAATTTAGCCTTAAAGGAAGCCTTAAAAACACCTATTCAGGGTTATATAGCAGCAAATGAAGGTATGCGTTTAAGGCCAAACCAAAACCATGTGTTGGCCAACAATAGCTTTAAAAAATTAATAATTGCTGGTAAAAAAGATCCTGTTTTGAGTTATGAAAAATCTGTAGAAGAAGCTTCAGTAACAAAAACAGAATTAAAAACTTTGACTAATGGACATATGAGTCACATAGAGAATCTAGAAGAATTGCAAGATCTTTTGAAAGAATTTGTTAAATAA
- a CDS encoding alpha/beta fold hydrolase produces MLNYYLYPHNTSKEWVTFVHGAGGSSSIWFKQIRDFKKQFNVLILDLRGHGNSKPTLKDTFNPKYTFDSITNDIVEVIDHLKIEKSHFIGISLGTILIRNLAEKKPDLVQSMVMGGAIIKLNTRSQILMKLGVIFKSVVPYMLLYKFFAFIIMPRKNHKKSRSLFVNEAKKLYQKEFIRWFKLTSEINPLLRFFRAKDIKIPTLYVMGAEDHLFLPSIKNIVNKHTTSSLFVINNCGHVVNVEQPEVFNNETIGFINSLA; encoded by the coding sequence TTGTTAAACTATTATCTTTATCCACATAACACATCTAAAGAATGGGTAACCTTTGTACATGGTGCAGGAGGTAGCAGTTCTATTTGGTTTAAACAAATACGAGATTTTAAAAAGCAATTTAATGTACTCATTTTAGATTTAAGAGGGCATGGAAATAGCAAGCCTACTTTAAAAGACACTTTTAATCCAAAATATACTTTTGATTCTATTACCAATGATATTGTAGAGGTAATAGATCATTTAAAAATTGAAAAATCTCATTTCATTGGTATTTCTTTAGGTACTATTTTAATTAGGAATCTTGCAGAAAAAAAACCAGATTTAGTACAAAGTATGGTAATGGGTGGTGCTATTATTAAGTTAAACACTCGTTCTCAAATCTTAATGAAATTGGGTGTTATCTTTAAATCTGTAGTACCTTACATGCTACTCTATAAATTCTTTGCATTTATTATAATGCCTAGAAAAAATCATAAAAAATCGAGAAGTCTTTTTGTAAACGAAGCTAAAAAACTATATCAAAAAGAATTTATACGATGGTTTAAATTAACCTCTGAAATAAATCCTTTATTGCGCTTCTTTAGAGCAAAAGATATAAAGATTCCTACTTTATATGTTATGGGTGCAGAGGATCATTTATTTTTGCCATCTATTAAAAATATTGTGAATAAACACACTACAAGTTCTCTTTTTGTAATTAACAATTGTGGACATGTTGTAAACGTAGAACAACCAGAAGTATTTAATAATGAAACTATTGGTTTCATTAATTCTCTTGCATAA
- a CDS encoding aminopeptidase P family protein yields the protein MKYNPINSELFIKNRKNFMAQMKPKSIAIFNSNDIYPISADSTMPFEQHRDIFYLSGVDQEESVLMLFPDCPNEDLREVLFVRETNEHIAVWEGEKLTKEAATKTSGIQTIFWLQDLEKTLFEMSTYADTFYINTNEHYRASVETETREDRFTKWLLAKYPAHSVAKSNPILQDLRAVKDGIELELMQHACNITEKGFRRILNFVKPGVWEYEIEAELLHEFVRNRSKGFAYTPIIASGNNANVLHYIENNQQCKSGDLILFDIAAEYANYKSDLSRTIPVSGKFSKRQKEVYNAVNYVKNEATKLLVPGTIWKDYHVEVGKIMTSELLKLGLLDKADVQNEDPKWPAYKKYFMHGTSHHIGLDTHDYGLLHKPMTANMVFTVEPGIYIPEEGFGIRLEDDVVIQEKGEPFNLMRNIPIEADEIEDLMN from the coding sequence ATGAAATACAACCCAATAAATTCAGAACTTTTTATAAAAAATCGTAAAAATTTTATGGCTCAAATGAAGCCTAAAAGTATTGCTATTTTTAACTCAAATGATATTTATCCTATAAGTGCAGATAGCACAATGCCTTTTGAACAACACAGAGATATTTTTTATTTAAGTGGTGTAGATCAAGAGGAAAGTGTGTTAATGTTATTTCCTGATTGTCCTAATGAAGATTTAAGAGAAGTATTATTTGTTAGAGAAACAAATGAACATATTGCTGTTTGGGAAGGTGAAAAACTAACGAAAGAAGCAGCTACAAAAACAAGCGGAATTCAAACTATTTTCTGGTTGCAAGACTTAGAAAAAACCTTGTTTGAAATGTCTACTTACGCAGATACTTTTTACATAAATACCAACGAACATTATAGAGCTTCTGTAGAAACCGAAACACGTGAAGACCGATTTACAAAATGGTTATTGGCTAAATATCCTGCACATTCTGTTGCAAAAAGTAACCCTATTTTACAAGATTTAAGAGCTGTAAAAGATGGTATTGAATTAGAGCTAATGCAACATGCTTGCAACATCACAGAAAAAGGGTTCAGGCGAATTCTAAATTTCGTAAAACCAGGTGTTTGGGAGTATGAAATTGAAGCAGAATTATTGCATGAATTTGTAAGAAATAGATCTAAAGGCTTTGCCTATACACCAATTATAGCATCTGGTAACAATGCAAATGTTTTGCATTATATAGAGAACAATCAGCAATGTAAAAGTGGCGATTTAATTTTGTTTGATATAGCAGCAGAATACGCCAATTATAAGAGCGATTTATCTAGAACCATACCAGTTTCTGGTAAATTTTCTAAAAGGCAAAAAGAAGTTTACAATGCTGTAAATTATGTAAAAAACGAAGCTACAAAACTATTAGTACCTGGCACTATTTGGAAAGATTATCATGTTGAGGTTGGTAAAATTATGACCTCTGAGTTATTAAAATTAGGTTTATTAGATAAAGCTGATGTTCAAAATGAAGATCCAAAATGGCCTGCTTATAAAAAATATTTTATGCATGGCACAAGTCATCATATAGGTTTAGATACTCACGATTATGGTTTGCTACATAAACCAATGACAGCAAATATGGTTTTTACAGTAGAACCAGGAATTTACATTCCAGAAGAAGGTTTTGGAATCCGTTTAGAAGATGATGTTGTTATACAAGAAAAAGGAGAACCTTTTAATTTAATGCGAAACATACCTATTGAAGCAGATGAGATTGAAGATTTAATGAATTAA
- the thiL gene encoding thiamine-phosphate kinase produces the protein MLEDKNQNKTSLAELGEFGLINHITKYFKANHTSTVKAVGDDAAVLEASEQQTLITTDLLIEGVHFDLSYMPLKHLGYKAVMVNLSDVYAMNGTAEQITVSIAVSNRFPLEAIEELYAGIQLACSTYKIDLVGGDTTSSTKGILISVTAIGKANKEDVVYRNTAKETDLIVVSGDLGAAYLGLQVLEREKQVFQVDPNNQPDLDNYTYLIERQLKPEARKDIPGLLKELEVKPTSMIDISDGLSSELFHICTQSNVGCKIYEDKLPLDPQVISACEEFELDSTMVALSGGEDYELLFTVPIADFDKIKGNPNFSIIGHITEENQGLQLITRANQEIELKAQGWNSMQ, from the coding sequence ATGTTAGAAGATAAAAATCAGAATAAAACGTCATTGGCTGAACTTGGTGAGTTTGGTTTAATAAATCATATTACAAAATACTTTAAAGCAAATCATACCTCTACAGTGAAAGCTGTTGGAGATGATGCTGCTGTTTTAGAGGCTTCAGAGCAACAAACTTTAATTACCACAGATTTGTTAATAGAAGGTGTACACTTTGATTTAAGTTACATGCCCTTAAAACATCTAGGTTACAAAGCTGTAATGGTTAATTTATCTGATGTTTATGCTATGAATGGAACTGCAGAGCAAATCACTGTGTCTATTGCTGTTTCTAACAGATTTCCTTTAGAAGCTATTGAAGAACTATATGCAGGTATTCAATTGGCTTGTTCTACTTACAAAATTGATTTAGTTGGGGGTGATACCACTTCTTCTACAAAAGGTATTTTAATTTCGGTTACTGCAATTGGTAAAGCCAACAAAGAAGATGTAGTTTACAGAAACACTGCAAAAGAGACTGATTTAATTGTAGTTTCTGGTGATTTAGGTGCTGCCTATTTAGGGCTACAAGTTTTGGAAAGAGAAAAGCAAGTTTTTCAAGTAGACCCAAACAATCAACCAGACTTAGATAATTATACATATTTAATTGAGCGTCAATTAAAACCTGAAGCACGTAAAGACATTCCTGGTTTACTGAAAGAATTAGAGGTAAAACCAACATCTATGATTGATATTTCTGATGGTCTGTCATCAGAACTTTTTCACATTTGTACACAAAGCAATGTTGGTTGTAAAATTTACGAAGACAAATTGCCTTTAGACCCTCAAGTAATATCTGCTTGTGAAGAATTTGAATTAGATTCTACAATGGTTGCTTTAAGTGGTGGTGAAGATTACGAACTACTTTTTACTGTGCCTATTGCTGATTTTGATAAAATAAAAGGAAACCCTAATTTTTCTATTATTGGCCATATCACAGAAGAAAATCAAGGTTTACAATTAATTACAAGAGCCAATCAAGAAATTGAATTGAAAGCTCAAGGTTGGAATTCTATGCAATAG
- a CDS encoding LuxR C-terminal-related transcriptional regulator → MQKQKYNLFKEVFDTYKEYDGTIVADHIQKLRELDEFLPPMQSFFIVTNTSKQIYEFVSKNFEHTLGLSVEKMTTEGIKYWFSHFDPESLPVFLSMLEDLMNFTMTKVEKKDRHKLSYTWNIRVKNSKDEYVNIVEHQTPIYFDGEGKPIIGITHCSLIDEKNKRPIIASIKILNDKNEYETLFYKNYSQLLLSAAVTSREQDIIRLISLNNSSKEIAAKLSISIHTVHTHRKNILNKLNLKTSSELVTYFLNNQLY, encoded by the coding sequence ATGCAAAAGCAGAAATACAATCTTTTTAAAGAGGTTTTTGATACTTACAAAGAGTATGATGGAACTATTGTAGCAGATCATATTCAAAAATTAAGAGAGTTGGATGAGTTTTTACCTCCTATGCAATCTTTTTTTATAGTTACAAATACATCAAAACAGATTTATGAATTTGTGAGTAAAAATTTTGAACATACGTTAGGGTTAAGTGTAGAAAAAATGACGACTGAAGGTATTAAGTATTGGTTTTCTCATTTTGACCCAGAAAGTTTGCCTGTATTTTTATCAATGTTAGAAGATTTGATGAACTTTACTATGACCAAAGTTGAAAAGAAAGACAGACATAAATTAAGCTATACTTGGAATATTAGAGTTAAAAATAGCAAAGACGAATATGTTAATATTGTAGAACATCAAACACCAATTTATTTTGATGGTGAGGGAAAACCAATAATTGGTATAACACATTGCAGTTTAATAGATGAAAAAAATAAAAGGCCTATAATTGCTAGTATTAAAATTCTTAATGATAAGAATGAATACGAAACTTTGTTTTATAAAAATTATTCTCAGTTACTTTTATCAGCAGCTGTAACCTCTAGAGAGCAAGATATTATTCGATTAATTTCTCTAAATAATTCTAGCAAAGAAATTGCAGCTAAGTTATCTATAAGCATTCATACAGTTCATACGCACAGAAAAAATATACTTAATAAGCTAAATTTAAAGACTTCTTCAGAATTGGTAACGTATTTCTTAAACAACCAACTTTATTAA
- a CDS encoding sugar kinase, producing the protein MNQIITFGEVLMRISPRGNKKFIQSNNVEFYFGGTEVNVGISIANFGGKVKHISCISDDFIGNTAISYLNKFDLDTTAIVRSSRPLGVYFLEVGAVIRPSSISYNRSHSSFSEIKPEMVDWEKSLENGKWFHWTGITPALNKGSQQTLLEGLKLARKKGLQVSADPTYRSGLWKYGENPREILSEMIEYSTIFIGGINEINELLETEYTYSNEDFIAASKQLMETYPSIEKVFDKIRTSINSSWHKIRARMWNGIEFRETEDIDITHVVDRIGTGDAFAAGLIHGLQKFDDFKAIQFASAACAIKHTYLGDVNYANEEEVISILEGNTTGRLKR; encoded by the coding sequence ATGAACCAGATTATCACCTTTGGTGAAGTATTAATGCGTATTTCGCCAAGAGGAAACAAAAAATTTATTCAATCTAACAACGTAGAGTTTTATTTTGGAGGTACAGAAGTAAATGTAGGAATTTCAATTGCCAATTTTGGAGGAAAAGTAAAACACATCTCTTGTATTTCTGATGATTTTATTGGTAACACAGCAATATCATATTTGAATAAATTTGACCTTGACACCACTGCAATTGTACGTTCTAGCAGACCTTTGGGTGTTTACTTTTTAGAAGTAGGTGCAGTTATTAGACCAAGTTCTATTTCTTATAACAGATCTCACTCCTCTTTTTCTGAAATAAAACCAGAAATGGTTGATTGGGAAAAATCGTTAGAAAATGGCAAATGGTTTCATTGGACAGGGATTACACCTGCCTTAAACAAAGGTAGTCAGCAAACTTTATTAGAAGGTTTAAAACTAGCGCGTAAAAAAGGCTTACAAGTTTCTGCAGATCCTACTTATAGAAGTGGTTTATGGAAATATGGAGAAAATCCTAGAGAAATTTTATCAGAAATGATTGAATATTCAACCATTTTTATAGGCGGAATTAATGAAATAAATGAACTTTTAGAAACTGAATATACTTACTCTAATGAAGATTTTATAGCAGCTAGTAAGCAGTTAATGGAAACATATCCATCAATAGAAAAAGTTTTTGATAAGATTAGAACATCTATTAATTCTTCTTGGCATAAAATAAGAGCGAGAATGTGGAATGGAATTGAATTTAGAGAAACTGAAGATATAGACATTACCCATGTTGTAGACAGAATTGGAACAGGTGATGCATTTGCAGCTGGCTTAATTCATGGTTTACAAAAGTTCGATGATTTTAAAGCCATACAATTTGCATCTGCTGCTTGTGCTATAAAACACACGTATTTGGGTGATGTAAATTATGCTAATGAAGAAGAAGTAATTAGCATTTTAGAAGGTAATACTACTGGTAGGTTAAAAAGATAA
- the brnQ gene encoding branched-chain amino acid transport system II carrier protein yields the protein MNKTKEIWIAGFALFSLFFGAGNLILPPTLGAKAGLDWWIVVLGFVTTAVTIPILAIFAHAKLQGTLYDFGKKVSPVFSTIYCLLIYSIAIAIPSPRTAAVTHEMTVQPFFDTSTLFTSIIYFVLVFIFAINRSRVIGLIGKFLTPIIVIILLIIIGIAIFTSPASLSASTFNTPFVDGLLEGYQTFDAIGGVVVGAVIIISLNYSSHTTFEAKRKLIRKAGFIAGTGLLLIYGGLILGGSLFASTFAENASRTEILTSLSTQTLGNFGTTFLSVLVALACFTTAVGIVTGSADYVKGICNNSQKAYLITAAIASLIGIFVGSYQVDFIITLAVPALMFLYPITIMLILLNIVPNKFASKLVFRGVILVTFIFSIPDFLGFIIPRENLTGIKSIIPLAENSLGWVLPALFTFAILNLSTFKSEKDKLQA from the coding sequence ATGAACAAAACAAAAGAAATCTGGATTGCTGGTTTTGCACTCTTTTCACTTTTTTTTGGAGCAGGAAATTTAATTCTACCACCAACTTTAGGTGCCAAAGCAGGTTTAGACTGGTGGATTGTTGTTTTGGGCTTTGTTACTACAGCTGTTACCATACCTATTTTAGCCATTTTTGCTCACGCAAAATTACAGGGTACTTTATATGATTTTGGTAAAAAAGTATCACCAGTATTTAGTACAATTTATTGTTTATTGATTTATAGTATTGCCATTGCAATTCCTTCTCCTAGAACTGCAGCAGTTACGCATGAAATGACTGTGCAACCTTTTTTTGACACATCAACACTATTTACAAGTATCATTTACTTTGTACTTGTTTTTATTTTTGCCATTAACAGGTCTAGAGTTATAGGTTTAATAGGAAAATTCTTAACGCCTATTATTGTTATTATTTTATTAATTATTATTGGTATTGCCATTTTTACATCACCAGCAAGTTTATCTGCTTCTACTTTTAATACTCCTTTTGTAGATGGTTTATTGGAAGGTTACCAAACTTTTGATGCTATTGGAGGTGTTGTTGTAGGTGCTGTAATTATCATTTCATTAAACTATAGTTCTCACACTACTTTCGAAGCTAAAAGAAAGCTTATTAGAAAAGCTGGTTTTATTGCTGGTACAGGCTTATTACTAATTTATGGTGGTCTTATTTTAGGAGGATCTTTATTTGCGAGTACGTTTGCAGAAAATGCTTCTAGAACCGAAATTTTAACCAGTTTAAGCACACAAACATTAGGTAATTTTGGAACAACTTTTTTAAGTGTATTGGTTGCTTTGGCATGCTTTACAACTGCAGTTGGTATTGTAACAGGTTCTGCAGATTATGTTAAGGGTATTTGCAACAATTCTCAAAAAGCTTATTTAATTACAGCTGCAATTGCTTCGTTAATTGGCATTTTTGTTGGCAGCTATCAAGTAGACTTTATTATAACACTTGCAGTACCTGCTTTAATGTTTTTGTACCCAATAACTATAATGCTAATTTTACTAAACATTGTGCCAAATAAATTTGCTTCTAAATTAGTGTTCAGGGGTGTAATTCTTGTAACTTTCATTTTTAGCATTCCAGATTTTTTAGGCTTTATCATTCCTAGAGAAAACTTAACTGGTATAAAAAGTATTATTCCTTTAGCAGAAAATAGTTTGGGCTGGGTTTTACCTGCTTTATTTACTTTTGCAATTTTAAATCTTAGCACTTTTAAGTCTGAAAAAGATAAATTACAAGCTTAA